The Amycolatopsis sp. 195334CR genome window below encodes:
- a CDS encoding ferredoxin, translating to MKITVDEDKCCGAGSCVLAAPEVFDQRDEDGVVVLLEAEPAQHLRAAVREAADVCPAAAIALSEA from the coding sequence GTGAAGATCACGGTCGACGAGGACAAGTGCTGCGGTGCCGGTTCGTGCGTGCTGGCCGCCCCCGAGGTGTTCGACCAGCGCGACGAGGACGGCGTGGTGGTGCTGCTGGAGGCCGAACCCGCCCAGCACCTGCGAGCGGCGGTGCGCGAGGCCGCCGACGTCTGCCCGGCCGCCGCGATCGCGCTGAGCGAGGCGTGA
- a CDS encoding MOSC domain-containing protein has product MRVEIVALLVSSRHAFEGRPKDGPRPDPEPPARERVTVRAGLGLVGDRFFNHAAHRHAAVTVFAAESLDHLVDALSLPAAPDPHLTRRNITLRGFDVDGLERGTVFSLDSGDGPVRFRAHRPAHPCAWMDVVLAPGAFRGLRRRGGIRCEPLDDGVLRLGPAALEF; this is encoded by the coding sequence GTGCGGGTGGAGATCGTGGCGTTGCTGGTGTCCTCGCGGCACGCCTTCGAGGGCAGGCCGAAGGACGGGCCGCGGCCCGATCCCGAACCGCCGGCGCGGGAGCGGGTCACCGTGCGCGCCGGCCTTGGCTTGGTCGGCGACCGGTTCTTCAACCACGCCGCGCACCGCCACGCCGCGGTGACCGTGTTCGCCGCGGAGTCGCTCGACCACCTGGTGGACGCGCTGAGCCTGCCCGCCGCGCCGGATCCGCACCTGACCCGCCGGAACATCACCCTGCGCGGCTTCGATGTCGATGGGCTGGAGCGCGGCACGGTGTTCAGCCTCGACTCCGGTGACGGGCCGGTCCGCTTCCGCGCGCACCGGCCCGCGCACCCCTGCGCCTGGATGGACGTGGTGCTTGCGCCGGGCGCGTTCCGCGGGTTGCGGCGACGCGGCGGGATCCGGTGCGAACCGCTCGACGACGGAGTGCTCCGCCTCGGTCCCGCCGCGCTGGAGTTCTAG
- a CDS encoding DUF4232 domain-containing protein has protein sequence MTQQPTRTRAFRRIAMTAAALGATGALAACGTSGQPAPQSQAQAPAAAQDPAPAQAQGPAPAPSTPDESTMDTKPVSMATAHTEGLCKAASLDLSLVPDEGGAGMNQNHFTLRFTNKSGEACSLKGSPGVSFVAGDDGHQLGDPAERVPADQGALVRIAPGGHADSPLTVVNAGVYDETECQPALSRGLRVYAPGDTAAMFVPFEHDACTVAGKHQLSVDVVR, from the coding sequence ATGACCCAGCAGCCGACCAGGACCCGTGCTTTCCGGCGGATCGCGATGACCGCGGCGGCGCTCGGCGCCACCGGCGCACTGGCCGCGTGCGGCACCAGCGGCCAGCCCGCGCCCCAGTCCCAGGCACAAGCCCCAGCAGCTGCCCAAGACCCGGCCCCAGCCCAAGCCCAAGGCCCGGCCCCGGCACCGTCCACTCCGGACGAGTCCACTATGGACACCAAACCGGTCTCGATGGCCACCGCCCACACAGAAGGCCTGTGCAAGGCGGCCTCCCTCGACCTCTCCCTGGTCCCCGACGAGGGCGGCGCCGGAATGAACCAGAACCACTTCACCCTCCGGTTCACCAACAAGTCCGGCGAAGCGTGCTCGCTCAAGGGCAGCCCCGGCGTGTCCTTCGTGGCCGGCGACGACGGGCACCAGCTCGGCGACCCGGCCGAGCGCGTACCCGCCGACCAGGGCGCACTGGTCCGGATCGCTCCGGGCGGTCACGCCGACAGCCCGCTCACCGTGGTCAACGCCGGGGTGTACGACGAAACCGAGTGCCAGCCCGCCCTTTCGCGGGGCCTGCGCGTCTACGCGCCGGGTGACACGGCGGCGATGTTCGTGCCCTTCGAGCACGACGCCTGCACGGTCGCCGGCAAGCACCAGCTCTCCGTCGACGTGGTGCGCTAG
- a CDS encoding TetR/AcrR family transcriptional regulator has translation MVTELGRTPRSAQVGATRLQILTTAERLFAEQGLYAVSNRQISAAAGQGNNAAVGYHFGTKADLVRAIVRRHSGPIEALRTEMAAAAAGSREVRDWVACLVRPITTHLASFDGQSWYGRFSAQVMTDPAFRAIMTEESLATPSLQSVIDNSRQCPPVLPPEVRAERGDMLRTLLVHVVAERERALAEGTATPRTTWDEAATGLIDAITGLWTAPITR, from the coding sequence GTGGTGACCGAACTCGGCAGAACCCCCCGATCCGCGCAGGTCGGCGCCACCAGGCTGCAGATACTGACCACCGCGGAACGGCTGTTCGCCGAGCAGGGGCTCTACGCGGTGTCCAACCGGCAGATCAGCGCCGCCGCCGGGCAGGGCAACAACGCCGCCGTCGGCTACCACTTCGGCACCAAGGCCGATCTCGTCCGCGCGATCGTGCGGCGGCATTCCGGGCCGATCGAGGCACTGCGCACCGAGATGGCCGCGGCCGCCGCGGGCTCCCGCGAGGTCCGCGACTGGGTGGCCTGCCTGGTCCGCCCGATCACCACGCACCTGGCCTCGTTCGACGGCCAGTCCTGGTACGGGCGGTTCAGCGCGCAGGTGATGACCGACCCGGCGTTCCGGGCGATCATGACCGAAGAGTCGCTGGCCACGCCGTCACTGCAGTCGGTGATCGACAACTCCCGGCAGTGCCCGCCTGTCCTGCCACCCGAGGTGCGCGCCGAACGCGGCGACATGCTGCGCACGCTACTGGTGCACGTGGTCGCCGAACGCGAACGAGCTCTCGCCGAAGGCACCGCCACCCCGCGCACCACCTGGGACGAGGCCGCCACCGGCCTGATCGACGCCATCACCGGCCTCTGGACCGCCCCGATCACCCGCTGA
- a CDS encoding aminoglycoside phosphotransferase family protein has product MIVLPDSSRARLVQRFGTAAAAWCDELDALIAEFAGAWGLRPLDLLPAGSNSVVLRCESAEHGHAVLKLTPDPEVARQEAVALRGWAGVRQVVDLLEAEPDRGAVLLEWLPSPETLADSAWSLEEVTPLLTAVRVGPPDDAELPTLAERVKFIFDLMDVRARQLPPYDFLPGLLADGRAACLELASSGTPGLVHGDLHAGNLVRAGDGRGLVAIDPRPSLGDQTMDLVDWALDGVTDEETARRNVALLSERIPGVDRDRLWAWCRGMAVAIAVSRPDDPWGKFMLQWAQR; this is encoded by the coding sequence ATGATCGTGCTACCGGATTCGTCGCGTGCCCGCCTCGTGCAGCGGTTCGGCACCGCGGCCGCCGCGTGGTGCGACGAACTGGACGCGCTGATCGCCGAATTCGCGGGTGCCTGGGGCCTGCGCCCGCTCGACCTGCTCCCGGCGGGCAGCAATTCCGTGGTGCTGCGCTGTGAATCCGCCGAGCACGGCCACGCCGTGCTGAAGCTGACGCCCGATCCGGAGGTCGCCCGGCAGGAGGCCGTCGCGCTGCGCGGCTGGGCGGGCGTCCGGCAGGTGGTCGACCTCCTCGAAGCCGAGCCCGACCGGGGCGCGGTTCTGCTGGAATGGTTGCCCAGCCCGGAAACCCTGGCCGATTCCGCGTGGTCGCTCGAGGAGGTCACCCCGCTGCTGACCGCGGTCCGGGTCGGCCCGCCGGACGACGCGGAACTGCCGACGCTGGCCGAACGCGTCAAGTTCATCTTCGACCTGATGGACGTCCGCGCGCGGCAGCTACCGCCGTACGACTTCCTGCCCGGCCTGCTCGCCGACGGCCGCGCGGCCTGCCTCGAACTGGCGTCCAGCGGCACGCCCGGCCTGGTGCACGGTGACCTGCACGCGGGCAACCTCGTGCGCGCGGGCGACGGGCGCGGACTGGTCGCCATCGATCCTCGGCCAAGCCTGGGCGACCAGACCATGGACCTGGTCGACTGGGCGCTCGACGGGGTCACCGACGAGGAAACCGCGCGCCGGAACGTGGCTCTGCTGAGCGAGCGGATCCCCGGCGTCGACCGCGACCGCCTGTGGGCCTGGTGCCGGGGCATGGCGGTGGCGATCGCGGTCAGCAGGCCCGACGACCCGTGGGGCAAGTTCATGCTCCAGTGGGCGCAGCGGTAA
- a CDS encoding glycosyltransferase: MRVLFASLASVGHTYPLIPLAIAVRAAGHEVHFAAGEEVHAPLAANGLRPFRPADSFYEIYAEDLAPELDRLRPDLVVHEWGLPGAAIAATRAGIPGIWHGFGRMVPPGIGLELPMAVAPDRPHFDICPPSLQDKDFLDNGRRIPVRPVPFSPPEPWRVEHTKPLIYLTLGTAFGTAELLTTAVNALAALDAEVVVATGRVTPDQLGDVPANVTVRSWVPQADLLPHADLVVHHGGSGTTLGALAAGVPQLLLPQGADQFANADAVSAAGAGLTGTTEEIADHARKLLSPRENGYREAARSVQAEIAAMPSPEKIAQRLPEFLP; this comes from the coding sequence ATGCGCGTGCTTTTCGCCAGCCTGGCGTCGGTCGGTCACACCTATCCCCTCATCCCGCTGGCGATCGCCGTGCGGGCGGCCGGGCACGAGGTGCACTTCGCCGCCGGTGAGGAGGTCCACGCCCCGCTCGCGGCGAACGGGTTGCGGCCGTTCCGGCCCGCCGACTCCTTCTACGAGATCTACGCCGAGGACCTGGCGCCCGAACTGGACCGGTTGCGGCCGGACCTGGTGGTGCACGAATGGGGCTTGCCCGGCGCCGCGATCGCCGCGACCCGCGCCGGGATCCCGGGGATCTGGCACGGGTTCGGCCGGATGGTCCCGCCCGGCATCGGCCTCGAACTGCCGATGGCCGTGGCCCCCGACCGGCCGCATTTCGACATCTGCCCGCCTTCCTTGCAGGACAAGGACTTCCTCGACAACGGCCGGCGCATCCCGGTGCGACCGGTGCCGTTCTCCCCACCCGAACCGTGGCGGGTGGAGCACACGAAACCGCTGATCTACCTCACCCTGGGCACCGCGTTCGGCACCGCGGAACTGCTCACCACCGCCGTGAACGCACTGGCCGCATTGGACGCGGAGGTGGTGGTCGCCACCGGACGGGTGACGCCGGACCAGCTCGGGGACGTGCCCGCCAACGTCACCGTCCGGTCCTGGGTGCCGCAGGCGGACCTGCTGCCCCACGCCGACCTGGTGGTGCACCACGGCGGTAGCGGCACCACCCTCGGCGCGCTCGCTGCCGGCGTGCCGCAACTGCTGCTGCCCCAGGGCGCCGACCAGTTCGCCAACGCCGACGCGGTCAGCGCCGCCGGCGCCGGGCTCACCGGCACCACCGAGGAGATTGCCGACCACGCGCGGAAACTGCTGTCCCCCAGGGAAAACGGCTATCGGGAAGCCGCGCGATCGGTACAGGCGGAGATCGCCGCGATGCCGTCGCCGGAGAAAATCGCTCAGCGGTTGCCCGAGTTCCTCCCATAA
- a CDS encoding TetR/AcrR family transcriptional regulator: protein MSRYGRSVSTRESILTAAERLFAEHGVTAVSHRQIGEAAGQGNNFAVGYHFGDRTALVRAILHRHAEPIEHRRVRMIERIEGHGEVRDWIACLVRPFTEHLAELGSPTWFARFGEQVMTDPVLRRVVVDDALAGEPVRQVVERLNHCLPALPVPVHLERGDMARHLISHGCAERERALAEGTGRQDTWERTATGLIDAITGLWTAPVTPGR from the coding sequence GTGAGCCGGTACGGGCGCTCGGTGAGCACCCGTGAGTCGATCCTCACCGCGGCGGAGCGGTTGTTCGCCGAGCACGGGGTCACCGCGGTCTCCCACCGCCAGATCGGCGAAGCCGCCGGACAGGGCAACAACTTCGCCGTCGGCTACCACTTCGGCGACCGGACCGCGCTGGTGCGGGCGATCCTGCACCGGCACGCCGAGCCGATCGAGCACCGCCGCGTGCGGATGATCGAGCGGATCGAGGGCCACGGCGAGGTGCGCGACTGGATCGCCTGCCTGGTCCGCCCGTTCACCGAGCACCTGGCCGAGCTCGGCAGCCCCACCTGGTTCGCCCGCTTCGGCGAGCAGGTGATGACCGATCCGGTGCTGCGGCGGGTGGTCGTCGACGACGCGCTGGCCGGCGAGCCGGTCCGGCAGGTGGTCGAGCGGCTCAACCACTGCCTGCCCGCGCTCCCGGTGCCCGTGCACCTGGAACGCGGTGACATGGCCCGCCACTTGATCTCCCACGGCTGCGCCGAGCGCGAGCGCGCCCTCGCCGAGGGCACCGGGCGCCAGGACACCTGGGAGCGCACCGCCACCGGCCTGATCGACGCGATCACCGGCCTGTGGACGGCGCCGGTCACCCCCGGCCGGTAG
- a CDS encoding YciI family protein: MKYLMLIQAAAGQTEPDCTPADWMAYDKEVRDAGILVSGESLADLVTATTVRVDAEGKRTVTDGPYAETREVLGGFYVIDVPDLDVALDWAARCPGSRGGGSIVVRPVADFDA, encoded by the coding sequence ATGAAGTACCTGATGCTGATCCAGGCCGCCGCCGGGCAGACCGAGCCGGACTGCACTCCGGCCGACTGGATGGCCTACGACAAGGAGGTGCGCGACGCCGGGATCCTGGTCTCCGGCGAGTCGCTGGCCGATCTGGTCACCGCGACCACGGTGCGCGTCGACGCCGAGGGCAAGCGGACGGTGACCGACGGCCCCTACGCCGAGACCCGGGAGGTCCTCGGCGGGTTCTACGTCATCGACGTGCCGGACCTCGACGTCGCGCTGGACTGGGCGGCGCGCTGCCCGGGATCCCGCGGTGGCGGGTCCATCGTGGTGCGGCCGGTCGCCGACTTCGACGCCTGA
- a CDS encoding MFS transporter has translation MPVTTPAEPADPAPVAARRPNLVVAVLAFGGVTVALMQTVIIPLVPLLPDLLGSTPADTAWAITATLLAAAVATPTMGRLGDMYGKRRMLLISLGLLIAGSVLAALSTSLAPLVVARVLQGLASGVIPLGISIMRDELPAERLGSATALMSASLGVGGALGLPLATLLAESVDWHVLFWVAAGLGALATALVVTVVPESSVRSGGRFDFVGAIGLSIVLLCLLLAVSKGAEWGWGSGLTLGLLGTAAVVLLAWLRWELRTREPLVDLRTSGRRPVALTNLASAVFGFSMFAMSLVLPQLLQLPAATGHGLGQPMTVVGLVLAPSGLVMMAMAPVSARITRLSGPRTTLIAGTLVVALGYGLNFFLMSEIWQLVVMSSLIGCGIGLAYGAMPALIMSAVPVSETAAANSLNTLMRSIGTSVCSAVAGVVLSQLTVPFGPVEVPSLAGFRVVVAIGAGAALAAAFIACFIPRRAPAA, from the coding sequence ATGCCAGTGACCACGCCCGCCGAACCCGCCGATCCGGCGCCGGTGGCGGCCCGGCGGCCCAACCTCGTCGTCGCCGTGCTGGCCTTCGGCGGGGTGACCGTCGCGCTGATGCAGACGGTGATCATCCCGCTGGTGCCCCTGCTGCCCGACCTGCTCGGCTCCACCCCGGCCGACACCGCCTGGGCGATCACCGCCACCCTGCTCGCCGCCGCGGTCGCCACGCCGACCATGGGGCGGCTCGGCGACATGTACGGCAAGCGCCGGATGCTGCTGATCAGCCTCGGCCTGCTGATCGCCGGCTCGGTGCTGGCCGCGCTGAGCACCAGCCTCGCGCCGCTGGTGGTGGCGCGCGTGCTGCAGGGACTGGCCTCCGGCGTGATCCCGCTGGGCATCAGCATCATGCGGGACGAACTGCCCGCCGAACGGCTCGGCTCGGCGACCGCGCTGATGAGCGCGTCGCTCGGCGTCGGCGGGGCGCTGGGCCTGCCGCTGGCGACGCTGCTCGCCGAGAGCGTCGACTGGCACGTGCTGTTCTGGGTCGCGGCGGGCCTCGGCGCGCTGGCCACCGCGCTGGTGGTGACCGTGGTGCCCGAGTCGTCGGTCCGCTCCGGCGGGCGGTTCGACTTCGTCGGCGCGATCGGGTTGTCGATCGTGCTGCTGTGCCTGCTGCTCGCTGTGTCGAAGGGCGCGGAGTGGGGCTGGGGCAGCGGGCTGACCCTCGGCCTGCTCGGCACCGCGGCGGTGGTGCTGCTGGCCTGGCTCCGGTGGGAACTGCGGACCCGCGAACCGCTGGTGGACCTGCGGACCTCGGGGCGCCGGCCGGTCGCGCTGACCAACCTGGCCTCGGCGGTGTTCGGCTTCTCGATGTTCGCCATGTCGCTGGTGCTGCCGCAGTTGCTGCAACTGCCCGCGGCGACCGGGCACGGGCTCGGGCAGCCGATGACCGTGGTCGGCCTGGTGCTCGCGCCGTCCGGGCTGGTGATGATGGCGATGGCGCCGGTGTCGGCCAGGATCACCCGGCTCAGCGGCCCGCGCACCACGCTCATCGCGGGCACGCTGGTGGTCGCGCTCGGTTACGGGCTCAACTTCTTCCTGATGAGCGAGATCTGGCAGCTGGTGGTGATGTCCAGCCTGATCGGGTGCGGGATCGGACTGGCCTACGGCGCGATGCCCGCGTTGATCATGTCGGCGGTACCGGTGTCCGAAACCGCGGCGGCCAACAGCCTGAACACGCTGATGCGCTCGATCGGCACGTCGGTGTGCAGTGCGGTGGCCGGGGTGGTGCTCTCGCAGCTGACCGTGCCGTTCGGCCCGGTCGAGGTGCCTTCGCTCGCCGGGTTCCGGGTGGTCGTCGCGATCGGGGCGGGCGCGGCGCTGGCCGCGGCCTTCATCGCCTGCTTCATCCCGCGGCGCGCCCCGGCCGCGTAG
- a CDS encoding NAD(P)/FAD-dependent oxidoreductase: protein MSTPARVLVAGASAAGLATAEALRRKGYTGALTLLGDEEHVPYDRPPLSKQVLAGAWQPERSHLRTREVLDALDAEFLLGDAAASLDVANRTVHTESGRALAADAIVLATGVRPRTLPGQEGLTGVHVLRSLDDALALRAELLAARRLLVVGDGVLGAEIAATARGLGVEVVLAGPQAAPLAAQLGPLASGLLAELHNENGVKLRLGAGVDGLTTDAANSGRVTGARLCTGEVLEADLVVVALGAIPCTDWLEDSGLVLGNGVVCDSRCRAADGIYAAGDVARWHHEHLGSLLRLENRTNATEQALAVAANLLGADQPYTPIPYFWTDQFDAKLQIHGVLTADAEVSVVEGDPAARRFVARYARHGKAVGVLGWNMPKQARLHRRQHLGGSR, encoded by the coding sequence GTGAGCACTCCGGCCAGGGTGCTCGTCGCCGGCGCCTCGGCCGCCGGGCTCGCCACTGCGGAAGCCTTGCGCCGCAAGGGTTACACCGGCGCGCTGACCCTGCTGGGCGACGAAGAGCACGTGCCCTACGACCGGCCGCCGCTGTCCAAGCAGGTGCTCGCCGGGGCCTGGCAGCCCGAACGCTCGCACCTGCGCACCCGCGAGGTGCTCGACGCATTGGACGCGGAGTTCCTGCTCGGCGACGCCGCCGCGTCGCTGGACGTGGCGAACCGCACCGTGCACACGGAATCCGGGCGCGCGCTGGCCGCCGACGCGATCGTGCTGGCCACGGGGGTCCGCCCGCGCACGCTGCCCGGTCAGGAGGGCCTGACCGGAGTACACGTGTTGCGCTCACTGGACGACGCGCTCGCCCTGCGCGCCGAACTGCTCGCCGCACGCAGGTTGCTGGTCGTCGGTGACGGGGTGCTCGGTGCCGAAATCGCCGCCACCGCACGGGGTCTCGGCGTGGAGGTCGTGCTCGCCGGACCGCAGGCCGCCCCGCTGGCCGCGCAACTCGGGCCGCTGGCTTCCGGTCTGCTGGCCGAACTGCACAACGAGAACGGGGTGAAACTGCGGCTCGGCGCCGGGGTCGACGGCCTCACCACCGACGCCGCGAACAGCGGCCGAGTCACCGGCGCGCGGCTGTGCACCGGCGAGGTGCTGGAGGCCGATCTGGTGGTCGTGGCGCTCGGGGCCATTCCCTGCACGGACTGGCTGGAGGACAGTGGTCTGGTGCTGGGCAACGGCGTCGTCTGCGATTCCCGGTGCCGCGCGGCCGACGGGATCTACGCCGCCGGTGACGTCGCCCGCTGGCACCACGAGCACCTCGGTTCCTTGCTGCGCCTGGAAAACCGCACCAACGCCACCGAGCAGGCGCTGGCCGTGGCCGCCAACCTGCTCGGCGCCGACCAGCCGTACACCCCGATCCCGTACTTCTGGACCGACCAGTTCGACGCGAAGCTGCAGATCCACGGCGTGCTCACCGCCGACGCCGAGGTGAGCGTGGTCGAGGGTGATCCGGCCGCCCGGCGCTTCGTCGCCCGCTACGCACGCCACGGCAAGGCCGTCGGCGTACTCGGCTGGAACATGCCGAAACAAGCCCGTCTGCACCGCCGGCAGCACCTTGGAGGTTCCCGATGA
- a CDS encoding RNA polymerase sigma factor, whose translation MSSVSSIEAVFREEHGRLLAALVRRFGDLDLAEEVTSEAIEVALARWPVEGVPPKPGAWLMTTARRRAVDRLRRDQVLATRLAVLQVEADRAAAAPVPGEHDAELPDERLQLFFTCSHPALPAEDRAALTLRCLAGLTTPEVARAFLVPPATMAKRIVRAKKKIREARIPFRVPAPDELPDRLPGVLQVVYSIFTEGYAASSGPDLQRLDLAEEAIRLTRILHRLLPAEREVTGLLALMLLVHARRDARTGPGGEPVLLDDQDRTRWDRAMITEGSALVPPSLTGGPPGPYGVQAAIAALHDEAADLASTDWPQIVALYEVLQQLTPSPVVSLNRAAAIAMRDGPEAGLALLDELAGEPLLRTHHPYPAARADLLHRLGRIDEARTAYEQAIELAGSEADRRLLRRKLDALA comes from the coding sequence GTGTCGTCTGTGTCCTCGATCGAAGCCGTCTTCCGCGAGGAGCACGGCAGGCTGCTCGCCGCCCTCGTGCGGCGCTTCGGTGACCTCGACCTCGCCGAGGAGGTCACCTCCGAAGCCATCGAGGTGGCACTGGCGCGCTGGCCCGTCGAGGGCGTACCGCCCAAGCCGGGTGCCTGGCTGATGACCACCGCCCGCCGCCGCGCGGTCGACCGCCTCCGCCGCGACCAGGTGCTCGCCACCCGGCTCGCGGTGCTGCAGGTGGAGGCCGACCGCGCGGCAGCGGCGCCGGTCCCCGGCGAGCACGACGCCGAACTGCCGGACGAGCGCCTGCAACTGTTCTTCACCTGCTCGCACCCGGCCCTGCCCGCCGAGGACCGCGCGGCCCTGACGCTGCGCTGCCTCGCCGGCCTGACCACCCCCGAGGTGGCACGGGCGTTCCTGGTCCCGCCCGCCACCATGGCCAAGCGGATCGTGCGCGCGAAGAAGAAGATCCGCGAAGCCCGCATCCCGTTCCGCGTGCCCGCCCCGGACGAGCTGCCGGACCGTCTGCCCGGCGTGCTCCAGGTGGTGTACTCGATCTTCACCGAGGGCTACGCGGCCAGTTCCGGCCCGGACCTGCAACGCCTCGACCTGGCCGAGGAGGCGATCCGGCTGACCCGGATCCTGCACCGGCTGCTGCCCGCCGAACGCGAGGTCACCGGCCTGCTCGCGCTGATGCTGCTGGTCCACGCCCGCCGCGACGCGCGCACCGGACCCGGCGGCGAACCGGTGCTGCTCGACGACCAGGACCGCACCCGCTGGGACCGCGCCATGATCACCGAGGGCAGCGCGCTGGTGCCGCCGTCGCTGACCGGCGGCCCGCCCGGCCCGTACGGGGTCCAGGCCGCGATCGCCGCGCTGCACGACGAAGCCGCCGATCTCGCGAGCACCGACTGGCCGCAGATCGTCGCGCTCTACGAAGTATTGCAGCAGCTCACCCCCTCGCCGGTGGTCTCGCTGAACCGCGCCGCCGCCATCGCCATGCGCGACGGCCCGGAGGCGGGCCTGGCCCTGCTGGACGAACTCGCCGGCGAGCCGCTGCTGCGCACCCACCACCCCTACCCCGCCGCGCGGGCGGACCTGCTGCACCGGCTCGGCCGGATCGACGAGGCCAGAACGGCCTACGAGCAGGCGATCGAGCTGGCCGGGTCCGAAGCCGATCGACGGCTCCTGCGGCGCAAACTGGACGCGCTCGCGTAG